One genomic region from Caldisericia bacterium encodes:
- the rpoC gene encoding DNA-directed RNA polymerase subunit beta', translated as MIQKKFDAIEISLASPEDILSWSHGEVKKAETINYRNFRPEMEGLFCERIFGPVKDYECHCGKLKGVRYRGLVCERCGVEVTTSKVRRERFGHITLASPVVHIWYFRSTNIIPVLLDMSKNDVEKIVYYASYVVLDPGNSPLKYKQVINEEEYREYKERGYNFIAKRGSDAILELLKSIDLESLREELMEEIKRSSTKQKKTSAMKRLDYVEAFLKSGNKPEYMVLTVLPVIPPDLRPLLPLDGGRFASVDLNDLYRRVINRNNRLKKLIDVNAPEIMLQNEKRMLQEAVDALLDNTHKIHPIIGSHNRPLHSLSDILRGKQGRFRQNLLGKRVDYSGRSVIVVGPKLKLDECGLPRNMALELFKPFLMHNLEETGIALNLRSAKWMIEQAVKDQNSPVWKVLADTVKDYVVLLNRAPTLHRMSIQSFKPVLVDGEAIHISPLVCPPYNADFDGDQMAVHLPLSIAAQTEAKYLLLSKYNIISPAHGKPITLPVQDVVAGCYYLTKEKKGEKGEGLKFYTIEDLNAALDEGKVTYHTIIDFYWNKRWINNTTVGRVIFNNLVKETLEDENFEFFDRVIDQKTVNDLFFQVFKKYGFEKTAKLLDEVQKLGFEIVTLSGLTIGMDDMVIPKRRDEIIKQAEEKEKKLREFYEKGLMSENERYKKTIDVWLKAGEELVNEIFDTYNPFNFLLLMAISGARGKPEQILQMVGMRGLMSDPSGRIIEFPIKSNLKEGLSVLEYFISTHGARKGLADTALKTSDAGYLTRRLADVAHKVFVKYEDCEVVPVKPIVIGEKVIKSLYRQIVGKVAAKDVIDPNTGEIIVHENEEITRDKALEIENKNIEIVWVRNFTDGIEVEEIKEGQRIIETLEERILGRYAAEDIYSPSEKIVKYNIETEKPEEGFIAKDIVDEKLNIIAREGEKITTELLKKLIDNNIKEILIKIPSKRELIVKRGEEIDEVAVNKIKEYGIKKVKIRSVLTCSSPNGVCAKCYGRDLSTGKLVNLGEAVGIIASQSIGEPGTQLTLRTFHTGGIAAKDITSGLPRVEELFEVRKPKGSAIISEVTGYVTVRDEEDARKIIITPRTREIAVNIYEKLIEKLNNLMSVDSNLTITDLDLDRETLEVLTEAKIEKVKDILNLEKEELIKKLIGRETIYIVPYGKTLRVQNGDYVNVGDRLTEGPLDPHKIFQIKGLRETEQYLLQEIQKVYKSQGVTINDKHIEIILRELTRKAIIINPGDTKFYPGQEVERSEVEEENRVAKAESKNPATYKILLLRLTKAALSADSFLSASSFQETTKVLAEAAISGKIDTLEGLKEAIIVGSMIPVGTGFSEYDGIKIIEKKELVEERESV; from the coding sequence TTGATTCAAAAGAAATTTGATGCAATTGAAATATCATTAGCATCACCTGAAGATATATTATCCTGGTCTCATGGTGAAGTAAAAAAAGCAGAAACTATTAATTACAGAAATTTTAGACCAGAAATGGAAGGACTTTTTTGTGAAAGGATTTTTGGTCCAGTAAAAGATTATGAATGCCATTGTGGAAAACTTAAAGGTGTTAGATATAGAGGCCTTGTCTGTGAAAGATGTGGAGTTGAGGTTACTACGTCAAAAGTTAGAAGAGAAAGATTTGGACATATCACACTTGCTTCTCCAGTAGTTCATATTTGGTATTTCAGATCAACAAATATAATTCCAGTATTACTTGATATGTCAAAGAATGATGTAGAAAAAATAGTTTATTATGCTTCTTATGTTGTTTTAGATCCAGGAAATTCTCCTTTAAAATATAAACAAGTAATTAATGAAGAAGAGTATAGAGAATATAAAGAGAGGGGATATAACTTTATAGCAAAAAGAGGTTCAGATGCAATTTTAGAGTTATTAAAATCCATTGACCTTGAAAGTTTAAGAGAAGAGTTAATGGAAGAGATAAAGAGATCTTCAACTAAGCAGAAAAAGACTTCAGCAATGAAAAGACTTGATTATGTAGAAGCATTTTTGAAATCTGGAAATAAGCCCGAATATATGGTTTTAACAGTTCTTCCCGTTATACCTCCTGATTTACGACCTCTTTTGCCTCTTGATGGTGGAAGATTTGCATCTGTTGACTTAAATGATTTATATAGAAGAGTCATTAATAGAAACAATAGGTTAAAAAAGTTAATCGATGTTAATGCTCCAGAAATAATGTTACAGAACGAAAAGAGAATGCTTCAGGAAGCAGTAGATGCATTACTTGATAATACTCATAAAATACATCCAATTATTGGTTCACATAATAGACCTCTTCATTCATTATCTGATATTTTAAGAGGTAAACAAGGAAGATTTAGACAGAATCTTTTAGGAAAAAGGGTTGATTATTCTGGTAGAAGTGTAATAGTTGTAGGACCAAAATTAAAACTTGATGAATGTGGTTTACCAAGAAATATGGCACTTGAACTCTTTAAACCATTCTTAATGCACAACCTTGAAGAGACAGGTATAGCACTAAACTTAAGAAGCGCAAAATGGATGATTGAACAAGCTGTTAAAGATCAAAATAGTCCTGTATGGAAAGTACTTGCTGATACAGTAAAAGATTATGTCGTACTTTTAAATAGAGCACCAACGCTTCATAGAATGAGCATTCAATCATTTAAACCTGTCCTTGTAGATGGTGAAGCAATTCATATTTCTCCTTTGGTTTGTCCCCCATATAATGCAGATTTTGATGGTGATCAAATGGCAGTTCATCTTCCTCTATCTATTGCTGCACAAACTGAAGCAAAATATTTACTTTTATCGAAATATAACATTATCTCTCCTGCACATGGTAAACCAATAACTCTACCTGTACAAGATGTAGTTGCTGGTTGTTATTATTTAACGAAAGAGAAAAAAGGTGAAAAAGGAGAAGGTTTAAAGTTTTATACAATAGAAGATCTCAACGCAGCATTAGATGAAGGAAAAGTAACATACCATACTATCATTGATTTTTATTGGAATAAAAGATGGATAAATAATACAACTGTTGGTAGAGTCATATTCAATAATCTGGTTAAAGAAACACTTGAAGATGAAAACTTTGAATTTTTTGATAGGGTAATAGATCAAAAAACAGTAAACGATCTTTTCTTCCAAGTATTTAAAAAATATGGATTTGAAAAAACAGCAAAACTTTTAGATGAAGTTCAAAAACTTGGTTTTGAAATTGTTACTCTTTCAGGATTAACAATTGGAATGGATGATATGGTTATACCCAAAAGAAGAGACGAAATAATTAAACAAGCAGAAGAAAAAGAGAAAAAATTAAGAGAATTTTATGAAAAAGGTTTAATGTCTGAAAATGAAAGGTATAAAAAAACAATTGATGTTTGGTTGAAAGCAGGAGAAGAACTTGTTAATGAAATATTTGATACCTACAATCCATTCAATTTCTTACTCCTTATGGCAATTTCAGGTGCAAGAGGAAAACCAGAGCAAATTTTACAAATGGTTGGAATGAGAGGGCTTATGTCTGATCCATCTGGTAGAATTATTGAGTTTCCAATTAAATCAAATTTAAAAGAAGGTTTGTCTGTTCTTGAATACTTTATATCAACACATGGAGCAAGAAAAGGTTTAGCCGATACAGCTTTAAAAACTTCTGATGCAGGGTATTTAACAAGAAGACTTGCTGATGTTGCCCATAAGGTTTTTGTAAAATATGAGGATTGTGAAGTTGTTCCTGTTAAACCAATAGTTATAGGTGAAAAGGTTATAAAGAGTTTATACAGACAAATTGTAGGAAAAGTTGCAGCAAAAGATGTTATTGATCCAAATACTGGAGAGATAATTGTTCATGAAAATGAGGAAATAACAAGAGATAAAGCTCTTGAAATTGAAAATAAAAATATTGAAATTGTTTGGGTAAGGAATTTTACAGATGGAATTGAAGTTGAAGAGATAAAAGAAGGTCAAAGAATTATTGAAACTCTCGAAGAGAGGATTCTTGGAAGATATGCAGCAGAAGATATTTATTCACCGAGTGAAAAGATTGTGAAATATAATATTGAAACTGAAAAACCAGAAGAAGGATTTATAGCAAAAGATATTGTAGACGAAAAACTAAATATAATTGCAAGAGAAGGCGAAAAAATAACAACTGAATTATTAAAGAAACTAATTGATAACAATATTAAAGAGATATTAATTAAGATACCATCTAAAAGAGAGTTAATCGTTAAAAGAGGAGAAGAAATTGATGAAGTTGCAGTAAACAAAATTAAAGAATATGGTATTAAGAAAGTCAAAATAAGATCAGTTCTTACATGTTCTTCACCAAATGGAGTTTGTGCTAAATGTTATGGAAGAGATCTTTCAACCGGAAAACTTGTAAATTTAGGTGAAGCAGTAGGAATTATTGCATCTCAATCAATCGGTGAACCAGGAACTCAATTAACATTAAGAACTTTCCATACTGGTGGAATTGCAGCTAAAGATATCACTTCTGGTTTACCCAGAGTTGAAGAATTGTTTGAAGTAAGAAAACCAAAAGGAAGTGCAATAATTTCAGAAGTTACAGGATATGTAACAGTTAGAGATGAAGAGGATGCAAGAAAAATTATAATAACACCAAGAACAAGAGAAATAGCTGTTAATATTTATGAAAAATTAATTGAAAAATTAAATAATTTAATGTCAGTTGACTCAAATTTAACAATAACAGATCTAGATTTAGATAGAGAAACATTAGAAGTTTTAACTGAAGCTAAAATAGAAAAGGTTAAAGATATTTTAAATTTAGAAAAAGAAGAGTTAATTAAAAAATTAATTGGAAGAGAAACTATCTACATAGTTCCCTATGGTAAGACATTAAGAGTTCAAAATGGAGATTATGTTAATGTGGGTGATAGATTAACAGAAGGACCTCTTGATCCTCATAAAATTTTCCAAATTAAAGGTTTAAGAGAAACAGAACAATATCTATTACAGGAAATCCAGAAAGTTTATAAAAGTCAAGGTGTTACAATAAATGACAAACACATAGAAATAATATTAAGAGAATTAACAAGAAAAGCCATAATAATTAATCCAGGGGATACTAAATTTTATCCTGGTCAAGAAGTTGAAAGAAGTGAAGTTGAAGAAGAAAATAGAGTTGCTAAAGCAGAAAGTAAAAATCCTGCAACCTATAAAATTTTATTACTAAGATTAACCAAAGCAGCTCTTTCTGCAGATTCTTTCTTATCAGCATCTTCTTTCCAAGAAACTACTAAAGTACTTGCTGAAGCAGCAATCAGTGGAAAGATAGATACATTAGAAGGACTAAAAGAAGCAATTATTGTAGGAAGTATGATACCTGTTGGAACTGGTTTTTCAGAGTATGATGGTATAAAAATTATTGAAAAGAAGGAATTAGTTGAAGAAAGGGAGAGTGTTTAA
- a CDS encoding DUF554 domain-containing protein: MKGTLFNIFTVILGSILGILIGSKFPERIKKIAFDGVGLSSLTLGIMLSLKTDNIIIMVFSILLGGIIGELIKIEEFLNAIGDKIKTKIKSDSPFTEGFITSTLVFCVGSMAIIGSINEGLTGDATILYTKSILDGVTSIALSSTLGIGVMFSVFPILIYQGGITVLSTLIKELFTEHTINMITGVGGVLIIGIGLNLLGLKKIKLSNFLPSLIIAFILSLIIK; this comes from the coding sequence ATGAAGGGTACACTTTTTAATATTTTTACTGTAATCTTAGGGAGTATTCTTGGAATTTTAATTGGTAGTAAATTTCCAGAAAGAATTAAAAAAATTGCATTTGATGGTGTAGGGCTTTCATCATTGACTCTTGGAATTATGCTCTCATTAAAAACAGATAACATAATAATAATGGTATTCTCGATTCTTTTAGGTGGAATTATAGGCGAACTAATAAAAATTGAAGAATTTTTAAATGCAATTGGTGATAAGATTAAAACTAAAATAAAATCAGACTCTCCATTTACTGAAGGATTTATAACTTCAACTCTTGTTTTTTGTGTAGGTTCTATGGCAATAATTGGTTCAATTAATGAAGGTTTAACAGGTGATGCTACAATTTTATATACAAAATCTATTTTAGATGGGGTAACTTCAATTGCTTTATCTTCAACTTTAGGAATAGGTGTAATGTTTTCTGTATTTCCTATATTGATATATCAAGGGGGTATAACTGTTTTATCAACGTTAATTAAAGAACTGTTTACAGAACATACTATAAATATGATTACAGGAGTTGGTGGAGTTTTGATAATTGGTATAGGATTAAATTTACTAGGATTAAAAAAGATAAAATTATCAAATTTTTTACCATCTCTAATAATTGCATTTATTTTATCTCTTATTATCAAATAA